One segment of Oscillospiraceae bacterium MB08-C2-2 DNA contains the following:
- the rpoB gene encoding DNA-directed RNA polymerase subunit beta, which translates to MVNVRPVQLGKNVRMSFNRINEVLTMPNLIEVQKNSYKWFLDEGLKEVFRDISAITDYQGNLVLDFIDYRMESTPKYTIEECKERDTTYAAPLRVRASLYNRETGEVKEQDIFMGDFPLMTDSGTFIINGAERVIVSQLVRSPGVYYSSSKDKAGKELFSSTIIPNRGAWLEYETDSNDIFYVRIDKNRKLPVTTLIRALGLGSNQQIEDFFGEDLLMKTTLEKDSTTNVEEGLLEVYRKLRPGEPPTVDSAQSHIDTLFFDPRRYDLSRVGRYKYNKKLAISGRIVGQTVSRPVLNPMTGEMLAEPGVTLTRPQAEEIERAGVDCVFLLMGDTECKVISNGNVNINDYVSFDCEEYGINEKVRFSVLREILESCNTEDELREAIRQRVDDLIPKHIIKDDIFASINYICNLNRGIGLVDDIDHLGNRRIRSVGELLQNQFRIGFSRMERVIRERMTTQSQDMDVITPQALINIRPVMAAIKEFFGSSPLSQFMDQTNPLAELTHKRRLSALGPGGLSRDRASFEVRDVHYSHYGRMCPIETPEGPNIGLISYLATFARINNYGFIEAPYRRVDKETGVVQDEVVYMTADVEDNYIVAQANEILEEDGTFTKKRVTVRFRDTVQEVERERVDFMDVSPKMVVSVATAMIPFLENDDANRALMGSNMQRQAVPLLKPESPIVGTGMEYKAAVDSGVVVLAKQDGVIEKVSAREIIIRDDADRHYSYKLIKFMRSNQGTCINQRPVVNVGERVVAGQVIADGPATADGEISLGKNVLIGFMTWEGYNYEDAVLINEKMVREDVFTSIHIEEYEIEARDTKLGPEEITRDIPNVGEDALKELDERGIIRIGAEVRSGDILVGKVTPKGETELNAEERLLRAIFGEKAREVRDTSLRVPHGEYGIIVDVKVFTRENSDELSPGVNMVVRCYIAQKRKISVGDKMAGRHGNKGVVSRVLPREDMPYLPDGRPLDIVLNPLGVPSRMNIGQVLEVHLGRAASALGWKVMTPVFDGANEYDIMDTLEYAGLSRDGKTILYDGRTGEPFDNTVTVGYMYFLKLHHLVDDKIHARSTGPYSLVTQQPLGGKAQFGGQRFGEMEVWALEAYGAAYTLQEILTVKSDDIVGRVKTYEAVIKGQNVPKPGIPESFKVLIKELQSLCLDVKVLDKDDQEIDLKQSFDDDSMGLSIREDEVFESVEVESEIQAGFAIEHSDIDGEEDELLADDDLGPDLFDLDAADDDSDDDLLDDDND; encoded by the coding sequence ATGGTAAATGTTAGGCCGGTACAGCTGGGCAAGAACGTTCGTATGAGTTTTAATCGAATCAACGAAGTGTTGACCATGCCCAACCTGATTGAAGTGCAGAAAAATTCCTATAAGTGGTTCCTGGATGAAGGCCTTAAGGAAGTATTCCGCGACATTTCGGCCATTACCGATTATCAGGGCAATCTGGTTCTGGATTTTATTGACTACCGTATGGAAAGTACCCCCAAGTATACCATTGAGGAATGCAAGGAGCGGGATACCACCTATGCAGCTCCGCTGCGGGTGCGGGCCAGCCTTTACAACAGGGAAACCGGTGAGGTCAAGGAACAGGATATTTTCATGGGTGATTTCCCGCTGATGACCGACAGCGGCACTTTCATCATTAACGGTGCAGAGCGTGTAATTGTTTCACAGCTTGTGCGTTCGCCCGGTGTCTATTATTCCAGTTCCAAAGATAAAGCCGGTAAGGAGCTGTTCAGCTCCACCATTATCCCTAACCGAGGTGCCTGGTTGGAATACGAAACCGATTCCAACGATATTTTCTATGTGCGTATCGATAAAAACCGCAAGCTGCCTGTCACCACTTTGATCCGGGCCTTGGGCCTTGGCAGCAACCAGCAGATTGAGGATTTCTTCGGCGAAGATCTTCTGATGAAAACCACTCTGGAAAAGGATTCCACCACCAATGTGGAGGAAGGCCTTCTGGAGGTTTACCGCAAGCTGCGCCCCGGTGAGCCCCCCACTGTGGATAGTGCACAATCCCATATTGATACCTTGTTTTTTGATCCCCGCCGGTATGATCTTTCCCGGGTGGGCCGCTACAAATACAATAAAAAACTGGCTATCTCCGGCCGTATAGTGGGACAAACCGTTTCCCGCCCTGTCCTCAACCCCATGACCGGTGAGATGTTGGCTGAGCCTGGTGTTACACTGACTCGTCCTCAAGCAGAAGAAATTGAGCGGGCCGGTGTTGACTGTGTTTTCCTGCTGATGGGGGATACCGAATGCAAGGTTATCTCCAACGGCAATGTAAACATTAATGATTATGTGTCTTTTGACTGCGAGGAATACGGAATCAACGAGAAGGTAAGATTTTCCGTTCTTCGTGAGATCTTGGAAAGCTGCAACACGGAGGATGAGCTGAGAGAAGCCATCCGCCAGCGTGTGGATGATTTGATTCCCAAGCACATCATCAAGGATGATATTTTTGCTTCCATTAACTATATCTGCAACCTGAACCGGGGTATCGGCCTTGTGGATGATATCGATCATCTGGGCAACCGGCGTATCCGCTCGGTGGGTGAGCTGCTCCAGAATCAGTTCCGCATCGGCTTCAGCCGTATGGAGCGTGTGATCCGTGAGCGTATGACCACCCAATCCCAGGATATGGATGTCATTACTCCCCAGGCACTGATTAACATCCGCCCTGTAATGGCTGCTATTAAAGAATTCTTTGGTTCCTCGCCTCTGAGCCAGTTCATGGATCAAACCAACCCCTTGGCTGAGCTGACCCATAAGCGCCGCCTTTCTGCTTTGGGACCTGGTGGTCTTTCCCGTGACCGTGCCTCCTTCGAGGTTCGTGACGTTCACTACAGCCACTATGGCCGTATGTGTCCCATTGAGACGCCTGAAGGCCCCAACATCGGCTTGATTTCTTATCTGGCCACCTTTGCCCGCATCAATAACTATGGCTTTATCGAGGCTCCTTACCGCCGTGTGGATAAAGAAACCGGTGTTGTGCAGGATGAGGTCGTTTATATGACTGCCGATGTAGAGGATAACTACATCGTGGCACAGGCCAATGAAATTTTGGAAGAGGATGGCACTTTTACTAAAAAACGTGTTACCGTTCGTTTCCGTGATACTGTTCAGGAAGTTGAACGTGAGCGAGTGGACTTTATGGACGTTTCCCCCAAGATGGTGGTTTCGGTAGCAACGGCCATGATTCCTTTCTTGGAAAACGATGACGCCAACCGTGCCCTCATGGGCTCTAACATGCAGCGTCAGGCTGTGCCTCTGCTCAAGCCGGAAAGCCCCATTGTGGGAACCGGTATGGAATACAAGGCCGCCGTGGATTCCGGCGTTGTGGTTTTGGCCAAGCAGGATGGTGTGATTGAAAAGGTTAGCGCTCGGGAAATCATCATCCGGGATGATGCTGACCGGCATTATTCCTACAAATTGATTAAATTCATGCGTTCGAACCAGGGAACCTGTATCAACCAGCGTCCGGTTGTGAATGTGGGCGAGCGGGTTGTCGCCGGCCAGGTTATTGCCGATGGCCCTGCTACGGCAGACGGCGAAATCTCTCTGGGTAAAAACGTTCTCATCGGCTTTATGACTTGGGAAGGCTACAACTACGAGGATGCTGTTCTCATCAATGAGAAAATGGTCCGGGAAGATGTATTCACTTCGATCCATATCGAGGAATACGAAATCGAAGCCCGTGATACCAAGCTTGGGCCTGAGGAAATTACCCGTGATATCCCCAATGTCGGTGAGGATGCCCTCAAAGAGTTGGATGAGCGTGGTATTATCCGCATCGGTGCCGAGGTTCGCTCCGGCGATATTCTTGTGGGTAAGGTTACCCCCAAGGGCGAGACCGAGCTCAATGCTGAGGAGCGTCTGCTCCGGGCTATCTTTGGCGAAAAGGCCAGAGAGGTTCGGGATACTTCCCTGCGGGTACCCCATGGCGAATATGGCATTATCGTGGATGTTAAGGTCTTTACCCGTGAGAATTCCGATGAGCTTTCTCCCGGTGTCAATATGGTTGTCCGCTGCTACATTGCCCAGAAGCGTAAGATTTCGGTGGGTGATAAAATGGCCGGACGCCACGGCAACAAGGGTGTTGTTTCCCGTGTGCTGCCCAGAGAAGATATGCCTTACCTCCCCGATGGCAGACCGCTGGATATCGTGCTCAATCCTCTGGGCGTTCCTTCCCGTATGAACATCGGGCAGGTGCTGGAGGTTCACTTGGGCCGTGCCGCTTCTGCACTGGGTTGGAAGGTTATGACCCCTGTTTTCGACGGCGCCAACGAGTATGACATTATGGATACGCTGGAATACGCCGGCCTTTCCAGAGACGGCAAAACCATTCTTTATGATGGACGTACTGGCGAACCCTTTGATAATACCGTTACCGTGGGCTATATGTATTTCCTTAAGCTTCACCATCTGGTTGACGATAAAATCCATGCCCGTTCCACCGGCCCGTATTCACTGGTTACCCAGCAGCCTTTGGGTGGTAAAGCCCAGTTCGGCGGCCAGCGTTTCGGTGAGATGGAGGTTTGGGCACTGGAGGCTTACGGCGCTGCTTATACCCTTCAGGAAATCCTGACCGTAAAATCCGATGATATTGTGGGACGTGTCAAAACCTACGAAGCGGTTATCAAGGGCCAGAACGTGCCGAAGCCGGGTATTCCCGAATCCTTTAAGGTTCTGATTAAAGAGCTCCAGTCTCTGTGCCTGGATGTGAAGGTGCTGGATAAGGATGATCAGGAAATTGATCTTAAGCAGAGCTTTGACGACGACAGCATGGGCCTTTCTATCCGTGAGGACGAGGTTTTTGAATCGGTTGAGGTTGAATCTGAAATTCAGGCCGGTTTTGCAATTGAGCATTCGGATATAGACGGCGAAGAGGATGAACTCCTTGCCGACGATGATCTTGGGCCTGACCTGTTTGATCTGGATGCCGCCGACGATGATTCGGATGATGATCTGCTGGATGACGACAACGATTAA
- the rpoC gene encoding DNA-directed RNA polymerase subunit beta', whose translation MEFNVFESIKIALASPDAIREWSYGEVKKPETINYRTLKPERDGLFCEKIFGPQKDWECYCGRYKRIRYKGKVCERCGVEVTRSKVRRERMGHIELAAPVSHIWYFKGTSSRMGLLLNMSPRLLEKVLYFAAYIVTDPGRTSLKKNTLLTEKEYREMKEAYEDDFEAGMGAEAIRKLLADIDIPALSVELKEELQTATGQKKAKTLKRLEVVEAFRTSGNRPEWMVLEVVPVIPPDIRPMVQLDGGRFATSDLNDLYRRVINRNNRLKKLLELGAPDIIVRNEKRMLQEAVDALIDNGRRGRPVTGPNNRPLKSLSDMLKGKQGRFRQNLLGKRVDYSGRSVIVVGPDLKMYQCGLPKEMAIELFKPFVMKRLVDNKDAQNAKQARKMVERATSKEVWDALEVVIKDHPVLLNRAPTLHRLGIQAFEPVLVEGRALKLHPLVCTAYNADFDGDQMAVHVPLSAEAQAEARFLMLAANNLLKPSDGRPVAVPTQDMVLGSYYLTMLRENEPGAGKAFRDANEAIMAYTEGVVGLHAPITVRLTSQQGTARRIQTTVGRILFNEPIPQDLGFVDRSDPENQMELEISFLVRKKELGKIIDRCIAKHGTARTAEVLDKVKTLGFKFSTRGAVTVAVIDAVIPPQKKEYLAEAEKKVEEIFRRYNRGLISDEVRYERVIKIWNDCTAKVKDALQESFGPENPIFMMADSGARGSMDQIRQLAGMRGLIANTSGKAIEIPIRANYREGLNILEYFNSSRGARKGLADTALRTADSGYLTRRLVDVSQEVIIRERDCHASEGIVVEEIIDSGRVIEEFSERLQGRYLLADALHPETGALLVSKDKMMDEADAEAIIKAGIKKTKIRTILNCESKNGVCSKCYGANLANGQPVGIGEAVGVIAAQSIGEPGTQLTMRTFHTGGIASASDITQGLPRVEELFEARKPKNAAIISHLSGVVSFEKDAKGNDFVIVTDNETGDVYEKQVVYGSTLKVSEGDLVEKGAYLTEGSVEPAEVLLVNGELAIQNYLIQEVQRVYRTQGVDINDKHIEVIVRQMMRKIKIDEQGDTELISGSVVSKHEFEEANAKIAKLNQQDGGSRQPATKTPMLLGITKASLATESFMSAAAFQETTRVLTEAAILGKVDPLVGLKENVIIGKLIPAGTGIVVYDRYKKERELQNDSPYNEVVSQAEKAASQLEGESQISAELHQMDSDAAGQEVG comes from the coding sequence TTGGAATTTAATGTTTTTGAGTCCATCAAGATCGCCTTGGCTTCACCCGATGCCATTCGTGAGTGGTCCTATGGGGAAGTCAAAAAACCTGAAACCATCAATTACCGCACACTGAAACCCGAGCGTGATGGGCTTTTCTGTGAAAAAATATTCGGGCCACAGAAGGATTGGGAATGCTACTGCGGTCGCTACAAACGTATTCGCTATAAAGGCAAGGTCTGCGAGCGCTGCGGCGTTGAGGTTACCCGCTCCAAGGTTCGTCGTGAGCGTATGGGCCACATAGAGCTGGCTGCTCCGGTTTCTCACATTTGGTATTTTAAGGGAACTTCCTCCCGGATGGGGCTTCTGCTGAATATGTCGCCCCGCCTGCTGGAAAAGGTTCTGTATTTTGCCGCCTATATCGTGACCGATCCCGGGCGCACCAGCCTGAAAAAGAACACCCTTCTCACCGAAAAGGAATACCGGGAGATGAAGGAAGCCTATGAGGATGATTTTGAAGCTGGAATGGGTGCGGAGGCTATCCGTAAGCTGCTGGCTGACATTGACATCCCCGCTCTTTCCGTGGAGCTTAAGGAAGAGCTGCAAACCGCTACCGGCCAGAAAAAGGCCAAGACCCTCAAACGTCTTGAGGTTGTGGAAGCATTCCGTACCAGTGGGAACCGCCCTGAGTGGATGGTGCTGGAGGTTGTTCCGGTTATTCCTCCCGATATCCGCCCCATGGTGCAGCTGGATGGCGGCCGTTTTGCCACCAGTGACCTGAATGATCTTTATCGCCGGGTAATCAACCGCAACAACCGCCTGAAAAAGCTGCTGGAGCTGGGTGCCCCCGATATCATTGTTCGCAACGAGAAGCGTATGCTGCAGGAAGCAGTGGATGCCCTCATCGATAATGGCCGCCGCGGCCGTCCTGTAACCGGCCCCAACAACCGCCCCCTCAAATCCCTTTCGGATATGCTTAAGGGCAAGCAGGGCCGCTTCCGCCAGAACCTGCTGGGCAAGCGTGTTGACTATTCCGGCCGTTCGGTTATCGTGGTTGGTCCTGACCTGAAAATGTATCAGTGCGGTCTGCCTAAAGAAATGGCGATCGAGTTGTTTAAGCCCTTTGTCATGAAGCGCCTTGTGGATAACAAGGATGCCCAGAATGCCAAACAGGCTAGAAAAATGGTGGAGCGGGCTACCTCTAAGGAAGTCTGGGATGCACTTGAGGTAGTTATCAAGGATCACCCTGTGCTGCTCAACCGTGCGCCTACACTTCATAGGCTGGGTATTCAGGCTTTTGAGCCGGTTCTGGTTGAAGGCCGTGCGCTCAAGCTGCACCCGCTGGTTTGTACCGCTTACAACGCCGACTTTGACGGCGACCAGATGGCTGTTCACGTTCCTCTTTCGGCAGAGGCACAGGCAGAGGCCCGCTTCCTGATGCTGGCGGCCAACAACCTGCTCAAGCCCTCTGACGGCCGCCCTGTGGCTGTTCCTACCCAGGATATGGTGCTTGGCTCTTACTACCTGACCATGCTGCGTGAAAACGAGCCTGGGGCCGGTAAGGCCTTCCGGGATGCCAACGAGGCCATTATGGCCTATACCGAGGGCGTGGTGGGCCTGCATGCGCCTATTACAGTTCGCCTGACCTCTCAGCAGGGAACCGCCCGCCGCATTCAAACCACTGTAGGACGTATTCTGTTTAATGAGCCTATTCCGCAGGATTTGGGCTTTGTAGACCGCAGTGACCCGGAGAATCAGATGGAGCTGGAGATTTCCTTCCTTGTCCGTAAAAAGGAGCTTGGAAAGATCATTGACCGCTGCATCGCCAAGCATGGAACCGCCCGTACCGCCGAGGTGCTGGATAAGGTGAAGACCTTGGGCTTTAAATTCTCCACCCGTGGCGCCGTTACTGTTGCGGTTATCGATGCTGTTATTCCTCCTCAGAAGAAGGAATACCTGGCCGAGGCCGAGAAAAAGGTTGAGGAAATTTTCCGCCGCTACAACCGTGGTCTTATTTCGGATGAGGTCCGCTATGAGCGGGTTATCAAAATCTGGAATGACTGTACCGCCAAGGTTAAGGATGCCCTTCAGGAAAGCTTTGGCCCTGAGAATCCCATCTTCATGATGGCGGATTCCGGTGCTCGTGGTAGTATGGATCAGATTCGTCAGCTGGCCGGTATGCGCGGACTGATCGCCAACACCTCCGGTAAGGCTATTGAGATTCCCATTCGAGCCAACTACCGTGAAGGTCTTAACATTCTGGAATATTTCAACTCCTCTCGAGGAGCCCGTAAGGGCCTTGCCGATACAGCTCTGCGTACCGCTGACTCGGGTTACCTGACCCGCCGTCTGGTTGACGTTTCGCAGGAGGTTATTATCCGTGAGCGGGATTGTCACGCCAGCGAAGGTATTGTGGTTGAAGAAATCATAGACAGCGGCCGTGTAATCGAGGAGTTTTCAGAACGTCTGCAAGGCCGTTATCTGCTGGCGGATGCCCTGCATCCCGAAACCGGCGCTTTGCTGGTCTCTAAGGATAAGATGATGGATGAGGCGGATGCCGAAGCCATTATTAAGGCAGGCATCAAAAAGACCAAGATTCGCACCATTTTGAACTGCGAATCCAAGAACGGCGTTTGCTCCAAGTGCTATGGTGCCAACTTGGCCAATGGCCAGCCTGTTGGTATTGGCGAGGCAGTCGGTGTTATCGCGGCTCAGTCCATCGGTGAGCCCGGTACTCAGCTGACCATGCGTACCTTCCATACCGGTGGTATCGCATCTGCCAGCGATATCACACAGGGTCTTCCCAGAGTTGAGGAGCTTTTCGAAGCAAGAAAGCCCAAAAATGCTGCTATCATCAGCCATCTTTCCGGTGTTGTATCCTTTGAAAAGGATGCCAAGGGCAATGACTTTGTTATTGTAACCGACAACGAAACCGGCGATGTTTATGAGAAGCAGGTCGTTTATGGCTCCACCCTCAAAGTTTCTGAGGGCGATCTGGTTGAAAAGGGCGCTTACCTGACCGAGGGTTCGGTTGAGCCTGCCGAGGTTTTGCTTGTCAACGGCGAGCTGGCGATTCAGAACTATCTGATTCAGGAAGTACAGCGTGTTTACCGCACACAGGGCGTTGATATCAACGATAAGCATATCGAGGTTATTGTCCGCCAGATGATGCGTAAAATTAAGATTGATGAGCAGGGCGATACCGAGCTGATCAGCGGTTCTGTGGTTTCCAAGCATGAGTTTGAGGAAGCCAATGCCAAGATCGCAAAGCTCAACCAGCAGGATGGCGGAAGCCGTCAGCCGGCTACCAAAACGCCTATGCTGCTGGGTATCACCAAAGCGTCTTTGGCCACCGAATCCTTTATGTCCGCTGCCGCCTTCCAGGAAACCACTCGTGTTCTGACCGAAGCTGCTATTCTGGGCAAGGTTGATCCGCTGGTGGGTCTGAAAGAAAATGTTATCATCGGTAAGCTGATTCCCGCCGGTACCGGTATTGTTGTTTATGACCGCTACAAGAAGGAACGGGAATTGCAAAACGATTCCCCTTACAATGAGGTGGTTTCGCAGGCCGAGAAAGCTGCCAGCCAGCTTGAAGGTGAATCGCAAATCTCTGCTGAGCTGCATCAGATGGATTCCGATGCCGCAGGGCAGGAAGTCGGATAA
- the rpsL gene encoding 30S ribosomal protein S12: MPTFNQLVRKGREVSVYNSQAPALLKGWNSKKRIFTDHNSPQKRGVCTAIRTATPKKPNSALRKIARVRLSNQIEATAYIPGIGHNLQEHSVVLVRGGRVKDLPGCRYHIVRGTLDAQGVANRKQSRSKYGAKRPKAGASK, from the coding sequence ATGCCAACGTTTAACCAGCTGGTTCGCAAAGGAAGAGAAGTCAGTGTTTACAATTCTCAGGCTCCTGCTCTGCTCAAGGGATGGAACTCTAAGAAGCGTATTTTTACCGACCATAACTCTCCCCAGAAGCGGGGTGTCTGTACTGCAATCAGAACAGCGACTCCCAAAAAGCCCAACTCTGCTCTGCGTAAAATTGCAAGGGTTCGTCTTTCCAATCAGATTGAGGCAACAGCCTACATTCCTGGAATCGGACACAACCTGCAGGAACACAGTGTTGTGCTGGTTCGTGGCGGTCGTGTAAAGGATCTGCCCGGTTGCCGTTACCACATTGTTCGTGGTACTCTTGACGCTCAAGGCGTCGCAAACCGCAAGCAGTCCCGTTCTAAATACGGCGCCAAACGTCCAAAGGCTGGTGCATCAAAGTAA
- the rpsG gene encoding 30S ribosomal protein S7 — protein MPRRGNIAKRDVLPDPLYNSKLVTRLINSIMYDGKKGVSQKIVYGAFDIIREKTGKEPLEAFETALENIMPVLEVKARRVGGATYQVPIEVRADRRQTLGLRWLTSYSRARSERTMRERLAGEIMDALNGSGGACKKRDDTHKMADANRAFAHYRW, from the coding sequence GTGCCAAGAAGAGGTAATATTGCAAAGCGTGATGTTTTGCCAGATCCACTGTACAATTCCAAACTGGTAACACGCCTCATCAACAGCATTATGTATGATGGTAAAAAAGGCGTTTCTCAGAAGATTGTTTACGGTGCCTTTGATATTATCCGTGAGAAAACAGGTAAAGAACCTTTGGAGGCTTTTGAAACAGCTCTGGAGAACATTATGCCTGTGTTGGAGGTCAAGGCCCGCCGTGTTGGCGGTGCTACCTACCAGGTTCCTATCGAGGTTCGCGCCGATCGGCGTCAGACCTTGGGCCTGCGTTGGTTGACCAGTTATTCCCGTGCCCGCAGCGAGCGCACCATGCGTGAGCGTCTGGCCGGTGAAATCATGGATGCACTTAACGGGTCCGGCGGGGCATGCAAAAAGCGCGATGATACCCACAAGATGGCTGACGCCAACAGAGCGTTTGCACATTACAGATGGTAG
- the fusA gene encoding elongation factor G — MPREVALELTRNIGIMAHIDAGKTTTTERILYYTGRTHKIGEVHEGAATMDWMEQEQERGITITSAATTAFWKGHRINIIDTPGHVDFTVEVERSLRVLDGSVTVFCAKGGVEPQSETVWRQADKYRVPRMAYINKMDIMGANFFNVLNMMHDRLKCNAVPIQLPIGSEADFKGIIDLVEMQAYVYYDELGKDIRVEEIPEDLKELADEYHAKLMESVAEQDEALLEKYLDGQELQIDEIKKAIRAATLANHMVPVVCGTSYKNKGVQKLLDAVVDYMPAPTDVDHITGVNPDTGETEERPSSDSEPFAALAFKIATDPFIGKLCFFRVYSGSIKAGSTVYNTVKGTTERLGRIVQMHANHRQDIEECYAGDIAAAVGFKNVTTGETICDQKFPIILESMEFPEPVIRVAIEPKTKAGQEKMGLSLAKLAEEDPTFRFYTDEETGQTIIAGMGELHLEIIVDRLLREFKVEANVGRPQVAYKETIRRLADVDQKYARQSGGRGQYGHVKIKIEPNESGKGYEFRNETVGGSIPKEYIGPVDQGIQGAMQAGILAGYQVVDVIVRLYDGSYHEVDSSEMAFKIAGSMAFKEAMRKADPCILEPIMKVSVTVAEEYMGDVIGDINSRRGQIQGMEARNGAQQIDAFVPLSEMFGYATDLRSKTQGRGQYSMEPSHYIEVPKSIAEGIMTSRGKKD, encoded by the coding sequence ATGCCAAGAGAAGTCGCTTTAGAGCTTACTCGTAACATCGGCATAATGGCCCACATTGATGCTGGCAAAACCACTACTACCGAGCGTATTCTTTATTATACCGGTAGGACTCATAAGATTGGTGAGGTTCACGAGGGTGCCGCCACAATGGACTGGATGGAGCAGGAGCAGGAGAGAGGTATTACCATTACCTCCGCTGCTACCACTGCCTTCTGGAAGGGCCACCGTATCAACATCATCGACACCCCGGGACACGTTGACTTTACCGTTGAGGTGGAGCGTTCGCTCCGTGTGTTGGACGGTTCTGTGACTGTTTTTTGCGCCAAGGGCGGCGTAGAACCCCAGTCTGAAACTGTTTGGCGTCAAGCTGACAAATATCGTGTTCCCAGAATGGCCTACATCAATAAGATGGACATTATGGGCGCCAATTTCTTTAATGTGCTGAACATGATGCATGACCGCCTCAAGTGCAATGCGGTCCCCATTCAGCTGCCTATCGGCTCTGAAGCTGATTTTAAAGGCATTATTGACCTTGTCGAGATGCAGGCGTATGTTTATTACGATGAATTGGGCAAGGATATCCGCGTGGAAGAAATTCCCGAGGATCTCAAAGAACTGGCTGATGAATATCATGCTAAGCTGATGGAATCTGTAGCCGAGCAGGATGAAGCATTGCTGGAAAAATACCTGGACGGGCAGGAACTGCAAATCGACGAGATCAAGAAGGCGATTCGTGCAGCCACTCTGGCCAACCATATGGTACCGGTTGTTTGCGGAACATCCTATAAGAACAAGGGTGTTCAGAAGCTTCTGGATGCTGTTGTTGATTATATGCCTGCTCCTACCGATGTTGACCACATCACGGGTGTTAACCCCGATACCGGCGAAACAGAAGAAAGACCTTCTTCTGACAGCGAGCCTTTTGCTGCTCTTGCGTTTAAAATTGCTACCGACCCCTTTATTGGAAAGCTTTGCTTCTTCCGGGTATATTCCGGTTCCATTAAGGCAGGCAGCACTGTTTATAACACTGTTAAGGGCACCACTGAGCGCCTCGGCCGTATCGTACAGATGCACGCCAACCATCGCCAGGATATTGAAGAATGCTATGCAGGTGACATTGCCGCTGCCGTTGGTTTCAAGAATGTAACCACCGGTGAGACCATCTGCGATCAGAAATTCCCCATTATTCTGGAATCCATGGAATTCCCTGAGCCGGTTATCCGTGTGGCTATCGAGCCTAAAACCAAGGCTGGTCAGGAAAAAATGGGTCTTTCCCTTGCTAAGCTGGCTGAAGAAGATCCCACCTTCCGGTTCTATACCGATGAAGAAACCGGCCAGACCATTATTGCCGGTATGGGTGAGCTTCACCTTGAGATTATCGTTGACCGTCTGCTCCGTGAGTTTAAGGTTGAGGCGAATGTAGGCCGTCCTCAGGTTGCCTATAAGGAAACCATCCGCCGCCTTGCCGATGTGGATCAGAAATACGCCCGCCAGTCCGGTGGACGCGGCCAGTATGGTCATGTTAAGATCAAGATTGAGCCCAATGAAAGCGGTAAAGGCTATGAATTCCGCAACGAGACTGTCGGTGGTTCTATTCCTAAGGAATACATCGGGCCCGTTGATCAGGGTATTCAGGGAGCTATGCAGGCCGGTATTCTGGCAGGCTATCAGGTTGTGGACGTTATTGTTCGCCTCTATGATGGTTCCTATCATGAGGTTGACTCCTCTGAAATGGCCTTTAAAATTGCCGGTTCCATGGCTTTTAAGGAAGCTATGCGTAAGGCTGACCCCTGCATCCTGGAGCCTATCATGAAGGTTTCTGTTACCGTTGCAGAGGAATATATGGGCGATGTTATCGGTGATATCAACTCTCGCCGTGGACAGATTCAGGGAATGGAAGCCCGCAACGGTGCTCAGCAGATTGATGCTTTTGTGCCTCTTTCTGAAATGTTTGGTTATGCTACCGACCTGCGCAGCAAAACACAGGGCCGCGGCCAGTATTCCATGGAGCCTTCTCACTATATCGAGGTTCCTAAGTCCATTGCCGAGGGTATCATGACATCCAGAGGGAAAAAGGACTAA